The genomic segment gtttGGGGGGTCATCCATGCTCATGTAATGAGAAGGTTCCTATCAgtcaaatcaaatttaattttgacttTGTCGTAATTAAGTAGAGCTTTGACAGGTTGATGATTGTGCCATGGGTCCTTTTCAGGGTCGTCGGTGAAAGCTACCAATTCATTTTCAAGTACTTAATTAGAATGAGTAATTAATTAGGACTTTACTTAATTGTTATAGATTTTGTTGGCCTGCTAAGAACAGAGGCATATTACTATATTAGCGTCTATTCTAGTTTTGCTATTGCTTATGCGAATGATATAAAAGTCGAATAGATAATTACGGACCCTTATGGTTTtggaattatttaattaatttgaacaTAGAATAAGAAGAATGATGGAAACTTATAATggtaatgaattaatttaattatggaTGGTTCGGTGTTTTGGTTGGACAGAAATGCTAGATGGGCTAACCTAACACGAAATtattggaagagaaaaaaaattgtatttaatgtttttattttattattatgttagatttaatttttttactataattCGTATAAATGAATTTAATCATCGAcgttgttaatttttttttcattaaaattactGACATGACATTGGCCTTGTTGATGTTGCTGCGATGGTCAAATTGACGTGGTATTGGTGAGTGATAATGTAATAGTGTTGCAGTTCGAAGTTTCAGCTCTGATTTAGACACATGATTAGGCATCTTTTAACCCCAAATTTCTGCATCTTTTGCTGCATAAGTTTATTCCAATCCCGGTTCATATCTTGggttttcaactttttatgCTTTCTGATATTAAACAGCTGAGTTGTTACAAGAACTTTTTATCTGATACATGAAAGGCAAAGGCTAGGGCACTGGTAGAGTATCTGAGCCACGACGATCAAAAGTCTAGACATCCTGTTTCACCTGTCATTGTTGTAACGTTATAAAGATGAGGTTTGTACCCTTTTCCCAACATCCTGATGTTCGAGGAGGTATCCAAAGGGTAGAAAGTGACGAAACAAATTAGTTAAGTTGAAAAAGGCTGTGGATCCATTCTATCAGGCTTGGCCAACCAATCTTGACCAGGACTTTTAAACCTATAACTGCAATCAAGCTCAAAGCTCAACCCATGATACCTGAGTTCGGGTCCTTCAGACCCAAAAGTAGGCTCATTAGAGGTCCAATTAGCATGggattaagtttttttttttcccttcttttgtCGTGTTCAAGCTTCGTCTCCCTGTCTGCTTAACCAAAATCTGTTGAATGTCAATTAACAAGATAACAATTAAGCCCAACATACAAGGGGGAAAAACTAATCTTCATTCTTCTCCTTGATTGTTAATAAAACTTGACAGGAATGTGGTAAACCTCATGATTGTTCCACCTCTTAGTTTAAGAATGCAAGTACGAGACACAATCATGTATGTCTTAACAGATCATTATCCTAAGCCTCCACTCTTAATGATGTCATCTGAAACTCTTCCCAATCCCATCATGTTCCattcttttccaaattttaaCTTCTTTCAAATGTGGGGGTTGGGTTTCCTTTCCCTCCTGTTCATTGGACTTAGAACCTTAGTGATTGGTCCATGTACGGAGAGGAGCTAAACTATGAATTTAGCTTGGTTAGGACCACAAATTCTTTAGCTTAGAATTGGCTAAGAAATCTCATCAACGGATTTTGTTGTTTAGCTTTACAAACTTTTGCCTAATCAATGAATGATCATAGCTTGTTCTAAGGCCGCCAAAGGAACATGAAAGAAACATGGTAGAATTTTTGGCATGTCTGGAGCCAACAACCACTTTAAGTGGGGAGCTAGAACTGAGGATTTGAGAGAAGAATGGGATGAAAATGTTTTAGTGGAAGATTTTTAAAGTACTTCCATCAATGATCAAGACAGTAAAAGTGAATAATTACTTTGGAAGAGACAGTATTATTCAGAGTATGAGCTTGATTCCTTCTACGTGCCCCACAAATATTCAATTGGTCATAGGTTAAAGATCCTTTTTAAAgggttttttctttaatttttattgtttttatggGACAAGGAGGGTCACTCATCATTCACCAGCACTTGTAATCCTTGCCTTTTAAACTCTCCAAGTGCATTGTGCATGAATTGGCTTACTTCAGATGACTCATAGTAGACAAAGcaatgtttatatatttttgatagAAAAGTAGACAAGCAATATTAGTTTTAATAAACCGCCTGCCCTGTTTaaatggaaaaggaaaaattgggTAATATTATTTAGTTCAGCTATAAATTTAACTTCCTTTTCCCTTTGGCTTGAATGTTAAATTGCAAATGAAATTCATTCATCTATGTGGTCCTCGGATCAATTAGAAGGTTATAAATTGAAAGTTGATTAATGAGTGCCTcgtcttatttttcttggacTCCTGCTTGTAGTTGAAGATAATCAATCAAAGGAACTTGGGAATAAACAAACTGCATTGTGAGGACAAGGGAAGCCCAATACAAATGATTTGGGCACATGGTCTTTGCCAACATCTTTTTTCCATTCTCAATATGCACTTTGAGCCTTCCAAAATAGAATAAACACATACCTTTTGAGAACCTCGCCCTTTTTATATCTTCACAATCAAACGACACACATGATAGCAGTACACTTCCCGGAGGGCATCTGGCAAGACAAACCAGAGAGAGAGACCAATCCCGTTACTACAAATTTAACAATGTACAGGCCTCAAAGAGAGAGCTTTGCCATTGAAGTAAGGGGCTGTGCAACCCTAGACCGACACCATACCCCTCAAGCTCAAGCCAGCACTCTCTCTCCCAAGTTAAACTTCTCTGCAATGAAGCTCTTTAACCGTTTCCGGAAGATTCTTATGCGGCTCATATTTTCTCTTCCTTCTGGCGGATCTTCTGGCACGTCCAGCATGGCTCCCAAGCAAACGAACTGCGACAGGTTCGATCCGCCAAAGACTTCATGCAGCTCGTATTACTCGTCCCATTCGCACTACACCGAGGCCATTGCTGACTGCATTGAGTTCTTTAACAAGTCATCCCAAGAGGGGATTATGGATGGTCGGAAATCCGATGTTTTGGTTTGATCATCAAATTATAACCTTGGCTGCTACTCCCCTCCATTACATTTTCTTGTCTTTTACTTTgaagtttctttcctttctttctttttacaaTACATAGCAGGTTCTTGAAAGTATTTGATTACTCCCTTCCTTCGTGGGTTACGAATCTACGATAGAAAAGAGACATTGGAAGCTTGGAATGTTTGTTCTCTGTTTGCACATTGAGGATAATCTTCATGTGAAaatgtttttgtttgttttgatctCCATCAGGTTTCTTGAGGCTTCCTACGGCCCGAGGCTCCAAGCAGAGGCTAAAGAGTTTAACCACTTCTTGGACCCAAACATTTTAATGGGCCAACTGGGCTACTTGAGTCCTTCCCCCTCCTCCTAATACAAAAATGAAAGTGAATAAATCAGTATTTCGCTGTCAATTCTCAAACCCATTCCTTTCCTTTGAAAACTGATAGAAGATTTTTAGTCAttgttatttatcattttgatTTTGGGCAAGTAAAATGGTAGATGGCAGAGTTTATGTACAGGGAAAGGAGGATGTTATGTGCTAGTTAAGCAACTATGAGGGTGGGCCAGTTCGTTAACTCTGAGCCCGGGGCTGCTGATGTTTATTTTGGGTTGGTGTCTGTCTCTTGTATTATTACTGTAACTAAATAAATGGTCCTCAAATCTAATCAATGTGGCCTCTGGAGTATCTGTTCTCACCCTCTTATGGACCATACAGAAACTACATTCAAGCACTGATAGCGGCAACAAGATATGTGATTGCCCTCCCCGGACCCCGACGCAAGCTCCTAATAATTGTAAGCTGATTGCACCCATATGTCGATCTGACGATTTTTAACAATTACAAAAGCCGGTAGCCTAGCAGTTAGTACCCGTTCTTCCTCATTCTAAGCTTTGGTGTTTGGAGTTTTTACAGGTTAAGTCAGATTATGAGTATAACTGGGAGCAATTGGTAAGGAAATTTGCCACAAggtagaaaatgaaatgatcTGTGTGAACTTTATTTCACGACTCTCTCATAAAACATCCACAGCCTGCTTATGCGGTGTGCTGCTAGAAGTGCATACaaaagaaactgaaaagaaatATGGAACTTGACAAAAAGAACGAGTAAAATTCAGTTGATAATTATTTGTTGGAACTGAAAGTATTATGTTCGAACTATGGAATTAATTCAGGGACTTCTCGGCAATGCAACTTCTGggcttccttttttcttggaaaatatGCCTCCAATCAGAGGGATCAAtggcttcttcttcttctttctgaGTGAAGGGTGTCTCTCGAGTTTCTCGACACCTTGTGGAACAATGACTTGAGCCAAAGAAGGTGGATTTGCGAATGTCACGTATCTCTTCTTTTGAAACTCTGTTCCTTCTTCATTAGATGTTTGTGTTTTCTTGACTTCGAATTTTGTGGAGTCTGAGACAATCTTGACATCTTCAATCTCAAACTCCATCATCAGTTTCTCGGATTCTCGTTCCTTCATTTGCTGGAGCTCCCTCTTTGTTTGTTCAAGCTCTTCTTTAAGAGAAGAGAGGCAATTCGCCATAAGCATACTTTCTTCTCTGGCCTTTTGAAGGTTATGTTTTGTCTCCTCGAGCTCAGCTGCCACAGTTCCCAGCCTGGAAGGACCAGTTCCACTCGCTTCACCATGCATCTGTCAGATATAAACTTAGTAAATTAGTTACTTGAGAAGAGAGAACATTCCCAGAGATTGATGAATTTAGAAGACTACCGATCCTTTCCATGGAAACTGATAGACTAGACAGAGTAGGTACTTGCTTGCTTGCTGGATAATACTCCCTTTCTAAAGTATTAACAATATGTTCAGATATTCTAGAAGGGGAATGGAGATATCTTCATCAAGAGTCAGAGATTGATTCCTTAATAAAGCTTAAACAacctaattattattatattctaTTATTTTATACCCGAATAAGTTATTTTTACACCTGTATGCCATCACATGATAAAGCCAAAAACCATAGGGAGCACCACAGCTTAATTTTAACACTTGCACTCAGCCACAAGCAAGCATATCTAGGGACAGTAGAAACAGTTACTTGATCTAGCATGCAAGAAAAGCAGACATAACTGTTTGCAATTTTGATCTAAGGAAAAAATGATCAACCGCAATGCATTCAAACGAATTACTTAACATAATTTTAAAGGGTAAAACACAATATCCAGTTGTTTGACtgaattgaaacattttcAGTGCTCCAAAGTGGCAACCTCAAATCAAACTACTCAAGCATGGCTACCAAAACAACATAGAAAGAGAATATCTATCTGGGTAATTTGAaaggggaaagaaagaaacagtCGGAATTTACCTCCTTGAGCTTGGCGGAATAAAGTTCACCAGCTAAAACTTTCTCTCCGAACAAGGCAACGGCCTCTCTGACAGACCTGAAGGGTGCCCTCGTATCGATTTCTGCCCTCTTGATCATCACAACTCCCCCTTCACCGTCCATGCTCATCACCTTTGGCAGAGAAATGAAAGAGGGAACCAATATCGAAAGTAGGCAACGAGTGAACCCTGTTAACCAGGATATATGAGAAGAGGAAGACTGGCAAGGGGTTATGGAGAGGGTGGTTTACAAATTACAATTAGCCTGAATGTGATACGGCCAGTTGGGGAGCGAAGCAAAAGAAATATCGTGGGAAGGGAGCTTCGTTACTTCGCGTCCACTTCACTGGAATTCTGTTTATATTTGAAGGTGTAGCTGGTGGGGGTGGATTGGATGGGTTTTGGTCTTTGTGAAATTTTGCTGCCTCTTATTTTATTAGGCGCGAGAGAGGGACTCTTTAACTATACCCAACGGATCGAAGGGCCCCCCTGGCTAACACATGGATGGGCCCTTCTCTAGCAGATAACTGGCCTCCTTCCTCTGATTTTTTTCACAAGTTCTCATTGGTTCTAATCACAGTTACCCTTTTCAATGGTCTCTTTGATCTCTTAGGCTTTTCCTAATGAATCCCAAAAAGGATAGTCCATTAAATTTCATGGTTTCCCTCTTTAAGACTCAATTTGGATGAAAACTAATCAATACACGACATTCCCACGACACTGCCCCAACATTTAAAGTGGACATATGAACTCAATCCCTGCCCAAATTATACGAAGAATGAGCCAAGTACAAATCAAAACTCAGTCACTATCTGCAGTAGTTTCCTTCTTATCGTGTACTCAATCGCATATGAGAATATCCCCAAgagaacaaataaaaaacacCCTGAAAATTGGATTGACCGAACAGCAACAAAGAAGAGATGTCGTGTCAACATCGTCTTGTCCGCCCAAACCCCAGAAAAAATATTGCGTCTTTGCATTCAAGGAAAAACCCAATTATGCTTTATTCTTTATCCAATTCCACCTGGGAGGTAAAGAAACCGTTAGGTTGTTAGTTGATTCACGGTTTATtataataaggaaaaaaactTTGTTAGtgcaattatttatttttttaatataataaaaataaagttttagGACCCAACTCTACACTTTTCGGGcagctctctctttctctttctacatCTCAACCTCTTAAAAAGATTgtacctttttctcttttttactttCGTTCTTTGGTTTTTGATCTTTGTTTGTTAACTGCAATGTCGTTCGCTGCAACCACAACCGCAACGCCGTCGTTCCGCATCAAACGATCCACGAGGGGGGTGCCTCGGACGAGGATGGCCGTCCGATCTAGCACCATTTCAGTGGCTCCAATGTTGACCAAGCTACAGAGTGACTGTGCCACTCCTCTGCCAGTTCTTCGCCACGTGGCGGATTCCATGTCCACTGATATGCATGCTGGCCTTGCTGTTGATGGCGGTAGCGATCTCAAGATGATCCTCAGCTACGTTGATAGCTTGCCTACTGGGTACGTCTGTTCAAAGTTTCAAGGTGTTAGTTTCGTTTTACTTTAACTTGGTTTTCTTATTTAAGCTGAAAAACAGAGTTATGTTGTTGAAAGGAACGAGAAAGGATTGTTTTATGCGTTGGATCTTGGAGGAACCAACTTCCGGGTGCTAAGGGTTCAGTTAGGTGGCAAAGAAGAGCGCGTGATCGCCACTGAATTCGAGCAAGTAACCATTCCTGAAAAACTCATGTTTGGTACCTCTGAGGTCTGCCccttttttaagttttatgaGAACGTTTGATCTCTTACATCATAGGCAATTTGTTTGTAAATGTGGTATGTCTTGGTTCTGTAGGAGctatttgattttattgcttCTGTGCTGGCAAATTTTGCGCAACAAGAAGGTggaaaatttcacttacctcCTGGAAGGAAAAGGGAAATTggattcactttttctttccctgTGAAGCAGACATCCATTGATTCTGGAATACTGATGAAGTGGACCAAGGGTTTTGCAGTCTCAGGAACGGTTTGTATTCTATTTTTTGGGGTTTGGACCTTTAAAAGTCACGGCCATGATCTACATTGTGCTGTTAGTAATAGTGCAGTACATGTTACTCAACCGATTGAATCTTGGGAAGTAGGAGAATTTGTAATTTATGTTAGTTCGACTTGATCTTTGACATTCATGCCCATACTTGCATGTTGGAAAACTCTATGCAGGCTGGAAAAGATGTGGTTGCTTGCTTAAACGAAGCTATGGATAGGAAAGGATTAGATATGCGAGTGTCTGCGCTGGTATGTTCTTGTTACGTTATTGTCATTCGAAATTATTCTAGATCAATATAGAATCAgtttctaattaatttacgCTTAGTAGGTGAATGATGCAGTGGGAACTTTGGCTGGAGCTAGATACTGGGATGATGATGTTGTGGTTGCTGTCATTTTGGGTACAGGAACAAATGCTTGCTATGTAGAACGGATGGATGCTATCCCTAAAATGCAAGGCAAGTTTTCTCCATCTGGAAGAACGGTGAGTAAGAGTGTCCCCTATTTTCTCTGTATGTGCTTATTTGATAATCATAATCCTCATTCAAGCCTTGTGGACATTTCCCTTGTACAGATTGTCAACCTTGAGTGGGGAGCATTCTCAAAAGGCCTTCCTTTAACAGTGTTTGATAGAGATATGGATGCTGCTAGCATCAATCCTGGGGAGCAGGCAAACTCAAAGTTTTGCTGTCATATTATTCTATGTTAACTCCTACCATTCAAATACCGCCTGTCTGATGTATTAGTTGTTGTTCATATGTTGTTGTAGATATTTGAGAAGACAATCTCTGGAATGTACCTTGGTGAAATTGCACGAAGAGCTCTGCTGAATATGGCTGAAGAAGGTGCTCTTTTTGGTGAATCCGTGCCCGAAAAACTATCCATGCCTTTTATACTCGTGTAATTCTTCTTCAAAATATTAGAGCCAAGAATTTGAAACTTCATGTTGATTGGATGCTGTGGAATTTGTATATATAATCACGTTGTGAATTGGTGTAGTAGTAAGTAAAATTgcttgataattctatttttctaGCTAAAGCCTTGAAGTCTAAAGCATTTTTTGAAAGCCAAAGTTACCAAAAGACCTAACAGACATGGTTTTCCCTTTATTAACATACACAGTCATCTgatatttcatcaaaatgacTCTCTAGACATTGTCTTACTGaattatattttgaattgTGATCTGTAGAACCCCACATTTATCTGCAATGCAGCAGGACAATGCAGACGATCTGCAGACTGTTGGATCAATCCTATATGATGTTGTCGGGGTAAATTTCTCATGATTGCTCTGCCCTTGTGAACTGCAGCTTCCATTTTCTGAAAATAAATATCATGTATGGCAAATTTATGTTGAAGCATTTTCTCCATGCTTAATTCTCTTCCATTCTTGCAATCAGGTTGAGTCCAACCTAAATTCAAGGAAGATTGTCATAGAGGTGTGCGACACTATCGTGAAGCGGGCTGGACGCTTAGCCGGTGCTGGAATAGTTGGGATTCTCCAAAAGCTAGGGAAAGATTCAAAAAGTGCCGTCTTCGGCAAACGAACAGTGGTGGCCATGGATGGAGGCTTGTATGAGCGCTACCCCCAGTGCAGACGATACATAAAAGAGGCAGTCGCAGAGCTGCTTGGACCTGAAACATCTCAGAACATCATCATAGAGCATTCGAAGGATGGCTCTGGGATTGGAGCCGCACTCTTGGCTGCTACAAACTCCCAGTATGACCACGATTATTAGGCAGGTCAACCTCATAGTCTCCACAAGGGAAAAACTATTTGCCATGTATTTTATCTTTCTCCAAAGCAGTTGCAGTTTTGTAATATAATTGTTATAGGCATCTGGGTAAGAACAATAACAGCCTGTAGAACACAGTAGAAGTTCAGAAATTCAATCCAGATTGTGAAATCAAGACATCTCTCTGTATTTGTATCACCATGTAGTTATGGGACGAATTCTCGTACCACCATCTAGATAAATGTTTTTGTATGTGCTATTATATCgtaattatttcttttggGGGGCAAATTTGTGAATATAAGATCATACTACTGTACACTATTTTGGactgaggtggcaaaattacggtTCAGTGTATGTAAACTCTTTAATTATTCCAAATCATGAAAGATAAACTTGTAATTTGAAAGTAAAACATATCAGCGGATACAAAACGAAGTTAAATAAACGTAGCGAACTGTCTATCTGTCTGCGTGAGTACACGCTAGGTTTCATTGCCGTCTTTGTGAACTTTCAATTCCAGCCTTCGACCAATTGCGAAACGAGAAAAAGAAACTTTGACAATAAAACATTTTCGTACCATTTTCGTGCCCTAGATTTTTGCTCTTTGCCCATTTACTCCTAAAACTCCTTGGGTTCCAACAATGGTACGTACTGTATCTGTTTaactcttctttctcttcccCGAAGTCGacgttttctttttcctgaCAGAAAAATCTGAAATTTTTCTTGATCTCTTTGTTGTGTATCTTTGATCATGGCAGATCCGATTCATTTTGTTGCAAAACAGGCAAGGCAAGACTCGCCTAGCCAAATACTATGTTCCTCTTGAGGATTCCGAGAAGCACAAGGTCGAATACGAGGTAGTACATTCCTTTTTTGTCCTGTATTCTGATTATTCCGAAAATGTTTGACCCTTTTTTGAATTTGGGCGAATGTTTTACCTAGGGTTcttgaattttaattgattttttcgTTTACAGGTTCATCGGTTGGTGGTTAACAGAGATCCAAAGTTCACTAATTTCGTTGAGGTAGGTGAATTTCCCGATTCTCGTTTTGAATCTGTTCAAAAagtttccattttttttgGTGATTTCCTTATAC from the Theobroma cacao cultivar B97-61/B2 chromosome 8, Criollo_cocoa_genome_V2, whole genome shotgun sequence genome contains:
- the LOC18591546 gene encoding hexokinase-2, chloroplastic isoform X1 — protein: MSFAATTTATPSFRIKRSTRGVPRTRMAVRSSTISVAPMLTKLQSDCATPLPVLRHVADSMSTDMHAGLAVDGGSDLKMILSYVDSLPTGNEKGLFYALDLGGTNFRVLRVQLGGKEERVIATEFEQVTIPEKLMFGTSEELFDFIASVLANFAQQEGGKFHLPPGRKREIGFTFSFPVKQTSIDSGILMKWTKGFAVSGTAGKDVVACLNEAMDRKGLDMRVSALVNDAVGTLAGARYWDDDVVVAVILGTGTNACYVERMDAIPKMQGKFSPSGRTIVNLEWGAFSKGLPLTVFDRDMDAASINPGEQIFEKTISGMYLGEIARRALLNMAEEEPHIYLQCSRTMQTICRLLDQSYMMLSGLSPT
- the LOC18591545 gene encoding WEB family protein At1g75720, with amino-acid sequence MSMDGEGGVVMIKRAEIDTRAPFRSVREAVALFGEKVLAGELYSAKLKEMHGEASGTGPSRLGTVAAELEETKHNLQKAREESMLMANCLSSLKEELEQTKRELQQMKERESEKLMMEFEIEDVKIVSDSTKFEVKKTQTSNEEGTEFQKKRYVTFANPPSLAQVIVPQGVEKLERHPSLRKKKKKPLIPLIGGIFSKKKGSPEVALPRSP
- the LOC18591544 gene encoding uncharacterized protein LOC18591544 is translated as MYRPQRESFAIEVRGCATLDRHHTPQAQASTLSPKLNFSAMKLFNRFRKILMRLIFSLPSGGSSGTSSMAPKQTNCDRFDPPKTSCSSYYSSHSHYTEAIADCIEFFNKSSQEGIMDGRKSDVLV
- the LOC18591546 gene encoding hexokinase-2, chloroplastic isoform X2, producing MSFAATTTATPSFRIKRSTRGVPRTRMAVRSSTISVAPMLTKLQSDCATPLPVLRHVADSMSTDMHAGLAVDGGSDLKMILSYVDSLPTGNEKGLFYALDLGGTNFRVLRVQLGGKEERVIATEFEQVTIPEKLMFGTSEELFDFIASVLANFAQQEGGKFHLPPGRKREIGFTFSFPVKQTSIDSGILMKWTKGFAVSGTAGKDVVACLNEAMDRKGLDMRVSALVNDAVGTLAGARYWDDDVVVAVILGTGTNACYVERMDAIPKMQGKFSPSGRTIVNLEWGAFSKGLPLTVFDRDMDAASINPGEQIFEKTISGMYLGEIARRALLNMAEEGALFGESVPEKLSMPFILVTPHLSAMQQDNADDLQTVGSILYDVVGVESNLNSRKIVIEVCDTIVKRAGRLAGAGIVGILQKLGKDSKSAVFGKRTVVAMDGGLYERYPQCRRYIKEAVAELLGPETSQNIIIEHSKDGSGIGAALLAATNSQYDHDY